One genomic region from Miscanthus floridulus cultivar M001 unplaced genomic scaffold, ASM1932011v1 fs_858_2_3, whole genome shotgun sequence encodes:
- the LOC136533338 gene encoding uncharacterized protein: protein MHYEERLTCIIKYYATRLGQKVSKTQARQMPLTREQYIEMIPWWCESFADCWEMIVDRWFTEGYIQEHEAHRERALQATGPTHHQGSRSLGAYKQAWVREFIFSILTLHSACYF, encoded by the exons atgcactacgaggagcgCCTCACTTGCATCATCAAGTACTACGCCACGCGACTTGGTCAGAAAGTCAGcaagacacaggcaagacagATGCCTCTGACCCGGGAACAGTacattgag atgattccatggtggtgcgagtcctttgccgactgctgggagatgatcgtggacaggtggttcacagaGGGTTATATCCAGGAACACGAAGCCCACCGGGAGCGGGCTTTGCAGGCGACAGGCCCcacacaccaccaaggcagccgcagcctcggcgcgtacaagcaagcttgggtacgtgaattcatttttagtattctgacgctccattctgcatgttacttctaa